From the genome of Podospora bellae-mahoneyi strain CBS 112042 chromosome 2, whole genome shotgun sequence:
ACCTTCACACCAAAAGCAAACCCCATCCTTGCCTTGCAACACAACTTCACGCCCCCGCGTTTCTGCCTTGTGGAGGCATTCCTCGAGGGACACAAGGGTGGCCCTTGAACAAAAAGTCATGCACGCCAAGTGACAGctaaagaaaagagaggctTCGCAACCTCGGATATCATTCTGTGTGTAAGTAGCCCAATTGTAcagtattaaaaaaaaaggtaaacAGAAAAGACCTCGAACACAAAACAAACAGACCAGCCAGCCCCCAAATTCAGGCCAGCAAACGCAAAATGCAAACGCTCGAAATGCTGCCGATATTGCGGTTTAGTGCGAACCCATAATCTCGAAAATGCTCGACATGCTAGCCTTGGGTTTCAGGCTTCCacccatgcccatgcccatACCCATGTTACCTCCTGACAAAGACCCAAAGCCCATGTACGGTGTTCTGGTCGGTGATGGTTCGAGAAGGTCCAGGCCTGGCATCATCGGTTCCGGCTCGTCGTCTGGATGACGGAAAGAAAAGATCGAGCTCGACaagctggggaggggtgttgtgGGCGAGGGCGTCGCCGTTGAGGTTTCGGACGATGACGAGTCGTTGAGGTATGCCAGTAGAAGAGCATGAAGCTCGGCCGTCGCAGTTGGGGAGAGAATTGTTGGCCGGTCGATTCGCTTGTAGGAACGAGGTCGGGACCCCAGTGCGGAGCCGGTTCCCGAACGTGCCGAATGGACCGAGAGGGGCCGGGTGGCCGTTTCGTTTTCGGGTAAGGAAAGCGTGATCAAAGATGGGAGCTCGGGTCTGGAGGAAGGCCGAGGGGACTCGTCGAGCGAAGGGAGACTACTCGGTGAACTGGAAGGAGAAAgagcgggaggagagagCGAGGGACTGGTCGGAGAAGAAAAGTCGAGAGAAAGATCGAGCGAAGTGGACGGGAACGAGAAGTCCAGCGGTTCTGGTTTGTCTttgagtggtgatgatattATGGACTGCGGCCTGGGTTGTGGTGCCATGGAGAGCCTCTTGCTGTGTCGACGCTCCAACTCGGCCTGCAAGTTTCTGACAGGAGACGAAGCGCGCTCATATTTCTTGTTCGGTCTGCTGGGCCCCTGCTCGAACAAGGCAATAGCTTGGGAGACGGGGACGTTGCTTTCAGTGGTATGGTTGAGGTCGTCGAGCAAGAGCGAGAGGTCGGCTTCTTCGAGATCGCCCAACAGCTCGAAGACTCGGTCAATAGACGAGCGCGATCCGGTGCGCGCGTGTGTCGGCATCTTGAAGTATGTACGTGGTTTGTCGTATTAGTGAATGAGGCGGTATAAAGAGCGGATAGAGCGCGATAGgcccaaaaggaaaaacaagTAACAGAAAAAGGCAGAGGGGAATATCAACAACGAAGGGAGCTCACGAAGAGCATCATGGCATGGCGAGGGTTGAATTTGGATGGTCCCGAAGCGTAAAATGACCAGAAATTGGGACAAGACGCGCCAGCTGCAACGCCAATTCGCCAATTCAGGACGGTGGATCCCCCCGCAGACTCTGGCAGGGACTCAGTGGGCTTTTTGGCGGGCTTTTTGATAGCGACACTGTGCGCTAGCGTCACAGGATCCCAGCGCCCTGGCAGTGGAACGCGGGCCCGTGCTCCAGGAACGGCAAACGATGAGGTGGTGCCCCTGAACCACCTGCATGGAACGTGCCATTCAGTTCGTCATCGCATCATTCGAAACATATCTTGTGACGCTCTCTCATCGCcgccacccccaacaccccctctGAACATTATCTATCTTCACGAGCCGTCCAGTGAGTGCTTCTTTCTCTGGTTGACTGCGACCGACTCTCGCCCGTCTCGGGGACGTTTCGTAACCATCGCTCTCCCTACCTACTTCAGGCGTCAGCCCTCAATGGTGTCTGTGTTTGGGAAGAGCGGTTTGAAGACGTTAATGAAGGGAGTTTATTGCAATACCGACGCTGACCATGGAAcagttgaagatggcgatCAGGTACATGACCTTTTTAGCATCCGTTGGATCAGTTGATGTTCCCAGAACCTGGAAAGCTGCTCAACAAATTCGATGTTGATAGGCAGGCCAATGCGATCTTTTATCGGCACGATGGTCTGGCGAGGATGACCTGCATTTGTTAGCGGCGGGGCTGTCGGTTAGCGTCTACACGCAACCTCCATGGTCTTCCGCTGCCTACACCACATGGAAGCACCAGCACAACGTCGGCCCATTTTGGTGCTACTTTACCCAACAGCAAACTACACTAACAAGTGGGATTTCAGTAGCGTAACCTACACTTACACTATGAGCTTAGAGGACAGACCGCCTGCTTTGTTCTCAAATAGCATGGACTCGATACCTGGTCTATTGGACTCGGGGACCTGAGGCGGAGCAACGATCTTGGACTTCTGCAAGATATCGGGGATCAACAGACCGCCAGTCGCTCATCAAGTTAGAGTGTGCTCGAAACATGCAAGTTGGACGCATCATTGCTCACAATGCACCTTCTTGGTCACGAATAGGAGGCAAACTTTACGTCTTAGTTGGACAGTGCCGTCTCAGTCGGGGATGATTGGAGTGCTTCATAGTAAAGGTGGTGGTCACAACAGCTCCGCTACAAGCTACACCTTGCTGGATCGATATGCCAAACCTGGAAGCGGAGCCCTGTCCTACATTAGCGTGGGCTTCCTGGCCAGTCATCTCTGGATGATGTGCGGGAGTGTGGACTTACACAAGTGACGGACAGATATCCCCTGGTCGCACTAAGAACATATGTCAAATCATGAAGCGCTCCATTGCCAGAGCCACAATGCATGCGGCCTGAAAGAGATCTCGGTGTCAATTTAGATCTGAAATCCGCACCATCGGCCCCGCTGCTTACCTTCCGCCATCGGCTACTTCCTCCGCCCAGGCATGGTATTGGTAATCGCAATAGCTAACACGAAGGACCATGTCTATTGTTGGTAGCACATCCCTGAAATGGGGACAAGTATCCCGCAAACACCCGCGGTATGCGGGCATTTGCATGCTCACCGTGTTGCCAACAAGTGGCTGTTCTATGATAGATCATAGAGCTCTCCAAGTTGAAATGCCTATGGATATCCCACAATTAAACCATTATTCTCACCAGTCTTCCTTTTCCCTTGTATCT
Proteins encoded in this window:
- a CDS encoding hypothetical protein (EggNog:ENOG503P9I0) produces the protein MPTHARTGSRSSIDRVFELLGDLEEADLSLLLDDLNHTTESNVPVSQAIALFEQGPSRPNKKYERASSPVRNLQAELERRHSKRLSMAPQPRPQSIISSPLKDKPEPLDFSFPSTSLDLSLDFSSPTSPSLSPPALSPSSSPSSLPSLDESPRPSSRPELPSLITLSLPENETATRPLSVHSARSGTGSALGSRPRSYKRIDRPTILSPTATAELHALLLAYLNDSSSSETSTATPSPTTPLPSLSSSIFSFRHPDDEPEPMMPGLDLLEPSPTRTPYMGFGSLSGGNMGMGMGMGGSLKPKASMSSIFEIMGSH